A genomic segment from Actinomadura hallensis encodes:
- a CDS encoding TetR/AcrR family transcriptional regulator translates to MSTGSGEPPVRRRRGRPGYDQETILRTAVELFNRKGYDATSMGDLAKELGLTKPAIYHHVTSKEQLLSLALDDALDELTALVTEASHERAGTSAYERLRHVVRRSVEVLVAHQPSVTLLLRVRGNSPVEQAALERRRWLDDRLAALVADAVKEGALRDDVPPALVSRLLFGMVNSLVEWYRADGAYDTATVARTLTTMAFDGLARHEPPAP, encoded by the coding sequence ATGTCGACCGGGTCTGGGGAACCGCCTGTACGGCGGCGGCGCGGGCGTCCCGGTTATGACCAGGAGACGATCCTGCGCACGGCGGTGGAGCTGTTCAACCGCAAGGGGTACGACGCCACGAGCATGGGAGACCTGGCCAAGGAGCTGGGGCTGACCAAGCCGGCGATCTACCACCACGTCACGAGCAAGGAACAGCTGCTGAGCCTGGCTTTGGACGACGCCCTCGACGAACTCACCGCGCTGGTGACCGAGGCGTCCCATGAGCGGGCCGGGACGAGCGCCTACGAGCGTCTGCGCCACGTGGTGCGGCGCAGCGTCGAGGTCCTGGTGGCGCACCAGCCGTCCGTCACGCTCCTGCTGCGGGTGCGCGGCAACAGCCCGGTCGAGCAGGCGGCCCTGGAGCGGCGCCGCTGGCTGGACGACCGTCTCGCCGCGCTCGTCGCGGACGCCGTGAAGGAGGGCGCGCTGCGCGACGACGTGCCGCCGGCGCTGGTCAGCCGGCTGCTGTTCGGCATGGTGAACTCGCTGGTCGAGTGGTACCGCGCGGACGGCGCGTACGACACCGCGACGGTCGCCCGGACCCTCACGACGATGGCCTTCGACGGGCTCGCCCGCCACGAGCCCCCGGCGCCGTAG
- a CDS encoding universal stress protein produces the protein MPEALSGAIVVGTDGSPEAERAVEWAAGEAVLRGRSLRIVHAVERWPFRVPLLAPSDGAVEEGKAILEAARAAVRERWPDLGVTTALVEEETEKALREESKDAFALVLGRRGRGGFAGMPLGSTSRRMASESSVPVVIVRGEASEGGEVVVGVDLSWDSELVLEHAFETAALYGARLRAVHAWMVYGMPVESGAVFDEEAVHDELLGRVVAAHEPLREKYPHVDVVEDVVMAHPVTALTEASRGARLLVVGADHHHWDAFRLGSVAHGAVHHAECPVTVVPYGLNGDR, from the coding sequence TTGCCGGAAGCATTGTCGGGAGCGATCGTCGTCGGCACCGATGGGTCGCCGGAGGCGGAGCGAGCGGTGGAGTGGGCCGCCGGGGAGGCGGTGCTCCGGGGACGGTCGCTGCGCATCGTCCACGCCGTGGAGCGGTGGCCGTTCAGGGTGCCGCTGCTCGCGCCGTCCGACGGGGCCGTCGAGGAGGGGAAGGCGATCCTGGAGGCGGCGCGCGCGGCGGTTCGCGAGCGGTGGCCGGATCTGGGGGTGACGACCGCCCTGGTCGAGGAGGAGACCGAGAAGGCGCTGCGGGAGGAGTCGAAGGACGCGTTCGCGCTGGTGCTGGGCAGGAGAGGGCGGGGCGGGTTCGCCGGCATGCCGCTCGGGTCCACGAGCCGCCGGATGGCGTCCGAGTCCTCGGTGCCCGTCGTGATCGTGCGCGGGGAGGCGTCCGAGGGCGGCGAGGTCGTGGTGGGGGTCGACCTGTCGTGGGACTCGGAGCTGGTCCTTGAGCACGCCTTCGAGACCGCCGCCCTGTACGGCGCCCGGCTGCGGGCGGTCCACGCGTGGATGGTGTACGGGATGCCCGTCGAGTCGGGCGCCGTCTTCGACGAGGAGGCGGTGCACGACGAGCTGCTCGGGCGGGTCGTCGCGGCCCACGAGCCGCTGCGGGAGAAGTACCCGCACGTGGACGTCGTCGAGGACGTCGTCATGGCGCATCCGGTGACCGCGCTGACCGAGGCGTCGCGCGGCGCCCGCCTCCTCGTCGTCGGCGCCGATCACCACCACTGGGACGCGTTCCGGCTCGGCTCCGTCGCCCACGGGGCCGTGCACCACGCGGAGTGCCCGGTCACGGTCGTCCCCTACGGGCTGAACGGCGACCGCTGA
- a CDS encoding class I adenylate-forming enzyme family protein, whose protein sequence is MLKESYWPADTSLPVLDLTPGDLLRDAADDVPDRTALVETAPPGATLTGADRPDRTWTYARLLQDAEHAAHWLAARFEPGEHIAVWSPNVPEWVVLQYGASLAGLVLVTANPALRDAELEHVLSQSGSVAVFLTDAFRGTDMAATVERIRPRLPRLREVVSFTGWLAQVRDAKPVTLPEVAPDGPAQIQYTSGTTGVPKGAVLHHRGLVTNASFVAARAGFPDGGVWASALPLFHTAGCGLTVLGTAHGKGTLVLPQFFHPELVLNALQEWRANVFGGVPVMYSALLAHPGFDEYDLGACSVILSGGDAVPPALIEEAERRFGARFSTVYGQTELSPIVTQTRPDDAPEDKLHTAGTPLWQVEVKIAGADGAPLPVGEAGEICARGHQVMLGYHDLPDATAQTIDADGWLHTGDVGVMDERGYVTITGRLKDLIIRGGENIYPSEIEAAVAGHPGVAQAVVLGVPDPDWGEQVAAVIRPADPERPPRAADLHEHLRAVLAPHKTPRHWYLAGDVPANAMGKIQKFVLRDRIARGELPELP, encoded by the coding sequence ATGCTCAAGGAGTCCTACTGGCCCGCCGACACGTCCCTGCCCGTCCTCGACCTCACCCCGGGCGACCTGCTGCGCGACGCGGCCGACGACGTTCCCGACCGGACGGCCCTCGTCGAGACGGCCCCGCCCGGCGCGACCCTGACCGGGGCGGACCGCCCCGACCGCACCTGGACCTACGCCCGGCTGCTCCAGGACGCCGAGCACGCCGCACACTGGCTGGCCGCGCGGTTCGAGCCGGGCGAGCACATCGCCGTCTGGTCGCCGAACGTCCCCGAGTGGGTCGTGCTCCAGTACGGCGCCTCCCTGGCCGGGCTCGTCCTGGTCACGGCCAACCCGGCGCTGCGGGACGCCGAGCTCGAACACGTCCTGTCCCAGTCGGGCTCCGTCGCCGTGTTCCTCACCGACGCGTTCCGCGGGACGGACATGGCCGCCACCGTGGAGCGCATCCGCCCGCGGCTGCCCCGCCTGCGGGAGGTCGTCTCGTTCACCGGCTGGCTCGCCCAGGTGCGGGACGCGAAGCCCGTCACCCTCCCCGAGGTCGCCCCTGACGGGCCCGCGCAGATCCAGTACACGTCCGGGACGACGGGCGTGCCCAAGGGCGCCGTCCTGCATCACCGCGGGCTCGTCACCAACGCGTCCTTCGTCGCCGCCCGCGCCGGCTTCCCCGACGGCGGCGTCTGGGCGAGCGCGCTCCCGCTCTTCCACACGGCGGGCTGCGGCCTGACGGTGCTGGGCACCGCGCACGGCAAGGGCACGCTGGTCCTGCCCCAGTTCTTCCACCCCGAACTGGTGCTGAACGCCCTCCAGGAGTGGCGGGCCAACGTGTTCGGCGGGGTCCCGGTGATGTACTCCGCGCTCCTCGCCCACCCCGGATTCGACGAGTACGACCTCGGCGCGTGCTCGGTCATCCTGTCCGGCGGGGACGCCGTCCCGCCGGCGCTGATCGAGGAGGCCGAACGCAGGTTCGGCGCGCGCTTCTCCACCGTGTACGGGCAGACCGAGCTGAGCCCCATCGTCACCCAGACCCGCCCGGACGACGCCCCGGAGGACAAGCTGCACACGGCGGGCACGCCGCTGTGGCAGGTCGAGGTGAAGATCGCCGGGGCGGACGGCGCGCCGCTGCCCGTCGGGGAGGCGGGCGAGATCTGCGCCCGCGGCCACCAGGTCATGCTCGGCTACCACGACCTGCCCGACGCGACCGCGCAGACCATCGACGCCGACGGCTGGCTGCACACCGGCGACGTCGGCGTCATGGACGAGCGCGGCTACGTCACCATCACCGGCCGCCTGAAGGACCTCATCATCCGCGGCGGGGAGAACATCTACCCGAGCGAGATCGAGGCCGCGGTCGCCGGCCACCCGGGGGTCGCGCAGGCGGTCGTCCTCGGCGTCCCCGACCCGGACTGGGGCGAGCAGGTCGCCGCCGTGATCCGGCCCGCGGACCCGGAGCGGCCGCCCCGCGCCGCCGACCTGCACGAGCACCTGCGCGCCGTCCTCGCGCCGCACAAGACGCCGCGGCACTGGTACCTCGCCGGCGACGTCCCCGCGAACGCCATGGGCAAGATCCAGAAGTTCGTCCTGCGCGACCGCATCGCGCGCGGCGAGCTGCCGGAGCTGCCCTGA
- a CDS encoding crotonase/enoyl-CoA hydratase family protein gives MSEPTEPTVLYETRDRKAYLTLNRPDRLNAIDFRMPGELAAAVKRAEADPGVHVIVLQGAGRAFCSGYDLKISAEDGAGTQGSGGGDPVWDPIKDYALMKRFTDDYFSLWRSLKPTIAKVHGFAVAGGSDIALSCDMVVMADDARIGYMPARVWGCPTTAMWVYRLGAERAKRMLFTGDTIDGRTAAEWGLVLESAPPEELDARVEALADRIAGVPTNQLAMQKLMINQAYDNMGLHGTQILATLFDGITRHSPEGRWFQEFAAAHGFQEAVKWRDSGRWIPEGGGPVPSREDLED, from the coding sequence ATGAGCGAACCGACCGAGCCGACGGTGCTGTACGAGACGAGGGACCGCAAGGCGTACCTGACGCTGAACCGGCCCGACCGGCTCAACGCGATCGACTTCCGGATGCCGGGCGAGCTGGCCGCCGCCGTGAAGCGCGCCGAGGCCGACCCCGGCGTCCACGTGATCGTGCTGCAGGGGGCCGGGCGGGCGTTCTGCTCGGGCTACGACCTGAAGATCTCCGCCGAGGACGGCGCGGGCACCCAGGGCTCGGGCGGCGGCGACCCCGTCTGGGACCCGATCAAGGACTACGCCCTCATGAAGCGCTTCACCGACGACTACTTCTCGCTGTGGCGCTCGCTGAAGCCGACCATCGCCAAGGTGCACGGCTTCGCCGTCGCGGGCGGCAGCGACATCGCGCTGTCCTGCGACATGGTCGTCATGGCCGACGACGCCCGCATCGGCTACATGCCCGCGCGGGTCTGGGGCTGCCCCACCACGGCGATGTGGGTCTACCGGCTCGGCGCCGAGCGCGCCAAGCGGATGCTGTTCACCGGCGACACCATCGACGGGCGCACCGCCGCCGAGTGGGGCCTGGTGCTGGAGTCGGCGCCGCCCGAGGAGCTGGACGCCCGCGTCGAGGCCCTCGCCGACCGCATCGCGGGGGTGCCGACCAACCAGCTCGCCATGCAGAAGCTCATGATCAACCAGGCGTACGACAACATGGGCCTGCACGGCACCCAGATCCTGGCGACGCTGTTCGACGGCATCACCCGCCACTCCCCCGAAGGCCGCTGGTTCCAGGAGTTCGCCGCCGCGCACGGCTTCCAGGAGGCCGTCAAGTGGCGCGACTCCGGCCGCTGGATCCCCGAAGGCGGCGGCCCCGTCCCGTCCCGTGAAGATCTGGAGGACTGA
- a CDS encoding TetR/AcrR family transcriptional regulator, with translation MSKRDEQRAATRRRLVDAAVESLIEKGVAATTTLEVQRRAGVSRGALLHHFPTHEELLGAAVGRLVRRNEEAVREELAAAPPSADGLSRSFRVLWAVLRRPAFGAELELWAVARTNPRLRQVLRRAEGAARRDLYRVIGDVLGPEVTSAPSYPLVAELTVQLLRGMAISDVLYREDADRDALLERWITVVRPLLTDPSTEEDR, from the coding sequence GTGTCGAAGAGGGACGAACAGCGTGCCGCCACCCGGCGCAGGCTGGTGGACGCGGCCGTCGAGTCGCTGATCGAGAAGGGCGTCGCGGCGACCACGACGCTCGAGGTCCAGCGGCGCGCCGGGGTGAGCCGCGGCGCGCTCCTGCACCACTTCCCCACGCACGAGGAACTGCTCGGCGCCGCCGTCGGCCGGCTCGTCCGGCGCAACGAGGAGGCGGTCCGCGAGGAGCTGGCCGCCGCGCCGCCCTCCGCCGACGGGCTGTCGCGCTCGTTCCGCGTCCTGTGGGCGGTGCTGCGGCGGCCGGCGTTCGGCGCGGAGCTGGAGCTGTGGGCCGTCGCCCGCACCAACCCCCGGCTCAGGCAGGTCCTGCGGCGGGCCGAGGGAGCGGCGCGCCGCGACCTGTACCGGGTGATCGGCGACGTGCTCGGGCCCGAGGTCACGTCCGCGCCGTCCTACCCGCTCGTCGCGGAGCTGACCGTGCAGCTGCTGCGCGGCATGGCGATCTCCGACGTCCTCTACCGCGAGGACGCCGACCGCGACGCCCTGCTGGAGCGGTGGATCACGGTCGTCCGGCCGCTCCTGACCGACCCGTCCACCGAGGAGGACCGATGA
- a CDS encoding DoxX family membrane protein yields MALSEHETRAGRRTLIRVVTPGPLTETPAARYVWAAARLALGWIFAWAFVDKLFGLGFATPAGKAWVDGVGPTEGFLANAPKGPFAGVYNALAGAAWADWLFMIGLAGIGAALLLGVGMRIAAASGALLLVLMWTAVLPPENNPFMDDHLIYAILLVGLALVKAGDTLGLGRWWSETRLVKRFPILK; encoded by the coding sequence ATGGCACTCTCCGAGCACGAGACGCGCGCGGGCCGCAGGACCCTGATCCGGGTGGTGACCCCCGGGCCGCTGACCGAGACGCCCGCGGCGCGGTACGTGTGGGCGGCGGCGCGGCTGGCGCTGGGCTGGATCTTCGCGTGGGCGTTCGTGGACAAGCTGTTCGGGCTGGGGTTCGCGACTCCCGCGGGCAAGGCGTGGGTCGACGGGGTCGGCCCGACGGAGGGGTTCTTGGCCAACGCGCCGAAGGGGCCGTTCGCCGGGGTCTACAACGCGCTGGCGGGTGCGGCGTGGGCGGACTGGCTGTTCATGATCGGCCTGGCGGGGATCGGGGCGGCGCTGCTGCTGGGCGTGGGGATGCGGATCGCCGCGGCGTCGGGGGCGCTGCTGCTGGTGCTGATGTGGACGGCGGTGCTGCCGCCGGAGAACAACCCCTTCATGGACGACCACCTGATCTACGCGATCCTCCTGGTCGGGCTGGCGCTGGTGAAGGCCGGCGACACCCTGGGCCTCGGCCGCTGGTGGAGCGAGACCCGGCTGGTCAAGCGCTTCCCGATCCTCAAGTAG
- a CDS encoding class I tRNA ligase family protein, which translates to MDLNAPGRTLRIGGRPLPVVGPARMYVCGITPYDATHLGHARSFVWADVAVRVLRHAGGEVRVCRNVTDVDDVLYQAAARAGSPYDRFAAVHQFYFERDLEALCVHAVDHQPRAHTHVREVIALAQGLLASGHAYARDGAVYFRGGDVPRRVGIDDSRAHEMMTEYGDEPGSPGKEHPFDVAVWRPSRSGEPAWPSPWGPGRPGWHAECAAMAMAMFGPALDLHSGGTDLRFPHHAYEAALAEALTGVRPFSRAWLHVGMVLRDGVKMAKSAGNLVLVSDLVHGHPAAAVRLMLISAPWRDDWDYAPASLDAAAARLDALRAAAGRPASSAAAEAAATRALLDDLDVPAALSIAEEEGGGTARMVMRVLALG; encoded by the coding sequence GTGGACCTCAACGCACCCGGCCGCACCCTCCGGATCGGCGGCCGCCCGCTGCCGGTCGTCGGACCCGCCCGCATGTACGTCTGCGGGATCACCCCCTACGACGCGACCCACCTCGGCCATGCCCGGTCGTTCGTCTGGGCGGACGTGGCGGTCCGCGTCCTGCGCCACGCGGGCGGCGAGGTCCGCGTGTGCCGCAACGTCACCGACGTCGACGACGTGCTGTACCAGGCCGCGGCCCGCGCGGGCAGCCCGTACGACCGGTTCGCCGCCGTCCACCAGTTCTACTTCGAGCGCGACCTGGAAGCCCTCTGCGTGCACGCCGTCGACCACCAGCCGCGCGCCCACACCCACGTCAGGGAGGTCATCGCGCTCGCGCAGGGACTCCTCGCGTCCGGCCACGCCTACGCCCGGGACGGGGCGGTCTACTTCCGCGGCGGCGACGTGCCCCGGCGCGTGGGCATCGACGACTCGCGGGCCCACGAGATGATGACCGAATACGGCGACGAGCCCGGGAGCCCCGGCAAGGAGCACCCGTTCGACGTCGCCGTGTGGCGGCCCTCGCGCTCCGGGGAGCCCGCCTGGCCCAGCCCGTGGGGCCCGGGCCGGCCCGGCTGGCACGCCGAGTGCGCCGCGATGGCCATGGCGATGTTCGGGCCGGCGCTCGACCTGCACTCCGGCGGCACCGACCTGCGCTTCCCCCACCACGCCTACGAGGCCGCGCTCGCCGAGGCGCTGACGGGCGTCCGGCCGTTCTCCCGGGCCTGGCTGCACGTGGGCATGGTCCTGCGGGACGGCGTCAAGATGGCCAAGTCGGCCGGCAACCTGGTCCTGGTGTCCGACCTGGTCCACGGCCACCCGGCCGCCGCCGTCCGGCTCATGCTGATCTCCGCCCCTTGGCGGGACGACTGGGACTACGCGCCCGCCTCCCTCGACGCTGCCGCGGCACGCCTGGACGCGCTCCGCGCCGCCGCCGGACGTCCCGCCTCGTCCGCCGCGGCGGAGGCCGCCGCGACGCGGGCCCTGCTGGACGACCTCGACGTTCCCGCCGCGCTGTCCATCGCGGAGGAGGAGGGCGGCGGCACCGCCCGCATGGTCATGCGGGTCCTGGCGCTCGGCTGA
- a CDS encoding ABC transporter ATP-binding protein, whose translation MTELRIEGLTKAYGPDATVLDGLDLTVPGGSLAAVLGPSGCGKTTLLRVIAGFLRADAGTVTVGDRLLAGPGTHVPPERRRIGIVPQEGALFPHLSVARNVAFGVTDRSARRRRTEEMLELVGLAGYGDRMPHELSGGQQQRVALARALAPEPALVLLDEPFNALDSALRAGVRADVRAALRTIGATAVLVTHDQQEALSTADLVAVVRDGRIAQCGPPHEVYARPADPWVARFVGDAVLLSAHAANGAGPADRGAGGAPTATTGLGTVELRAPAAAPEGTVILRPEQLLLTEPGEGVCGATVTDVRYYGHDAMITVVVDGVDGPVDVRVAGHATLRPGDRAGVRVTGRAGFHPSGGSGA comes from the coding sequence ATGACCGAACTGCGGATCGAGGGCCTCACCAAGGCGTACGGCCCGGACGCCACCGTCCTCGACGGGCTCGACCTCACCGTCCCCGGCGGCTCCCTCGCCGCCGTGCTCGGCCCGTCCGGCTGCGGCAAGACCACCCTCCTGCGCGTCATCGCGGGGTTCCTGCGCGCCGACGCCGGGACCGTCACCGTCGGGGACCGCCTGCTCGCCGGTCCCGGGACGCACGTCCCGCCCGAACGGCGCCGCATCGGCATCGTGCCCCAGGAGGGCGCGCTGTTCCCGCACCTGAGCGTCGCCCGCAACGTCGCCTTCGGAGTGACCGACCGGTCCGCGCGCCGCCGCCGCACCGAGGAGATGCTCGAACTCGTCGGGCTGGCCGGGTACGGCGACCGGATGCCGCACGAGCTGTCCGGCGGGCAGCAGCAGCGCGTCGCGCTGGCCCGCGCCCTGGCCCCCGAACCGGCGCTCGTCCTGCTCGACGAGCCGTTCAACGCCCTGGACAGCGCGCTGCGCGCCGGGGTCCGGGCCGACGTGCGCGCCGCGCTCCGCACGATCGGGGCCACCGCCGTCCTCGTCACCCACGACCAGCAGGAGGCCCTGTCCACCGCCGACCTCGTCGCCGTCGTCCGCGACGGCCGGATCGCGCAGTGCGGGCCGCCGCACGAGGTCTACGCCCGGCCCGCCGACCCCTGGGTCGCCCGGTTCGTCGGCGACGCCGTCCTGCTCTCCGCGCACGCCGCGAACGGCGCCGGCCCGGCGGACCGCGGCGCGGGCGGCGCCCCCACCGCCACCACCGGTCTCGGCACCGTCGAACTGCGGGCGCCCGCCGCCGCGCCGGAGGGCACCGTCATACTGCGGCCCGAGCAGCTGCTGCTCACCGAGCCCGGCGAGGGCGTCTGCGGCGCGACCGTGACCGACGTCCGCTACTACGGGCACGACGCCATGATCACGGTCGTGGTCGACGGCGTCGACGGGCCGGTGGACGTGCGCGTCGCCGGGCACGCGACGCTCCGGCCGGGCGACCGGGCGGGCGTCCGCGTCACCGGCCGGGCCGGATTCCACCCCTCCGGCGGGTCCGGAGCGTGA
- a CDS encoding ABC transporter permease, translating into MTRGRAPWALLVPACLAGALALLPLGYLAVRALERGPGFAWDVVTTEGTAQLMGRSLALAAAVVAACLVLGISLAWLTTRTTLPGVRAWSVMVTLPLAVPSYVAAFVWLSAVPGLAGFTGSAVSLTLVSYPYVYLPVAAALRGIDPAQEEAARSLGLGPWVTFLRVTLPHLRPAAAGGGLLVALYVLSDFGAVSLMRYDTFTRGIYISYQASFDRTPAAALSVLLVLMTVALVALETRTRGRRGHARTGSGSARPPVPVRLGRMTAPALAWCGTVVAAAVAFPLATLAYWLATGQRSAWDLPGLADTATATLGVAAAGAAVTTVLALPVGVIAARHRGRVAELLEQAAYAGHALPGITVALALVFFAVRYARPVYQELPLLVVAYAVLFLPLAVTATRAAVLQSPPVLEDVARSLGHGPLRVLRTVTLPLAAPGVAAGAALTFVVCMKELPATLLLRPTGMDTLATRLWTETGVGAYADAAPYAAALILLAAVPSYLLGRQRS; encoded by the coding sequence ATGACCAGAGGACGCGCGCCCTGGGCGCTGCTCGTCCCGGCGTGCCTGGCCGGGGCCCTCGCCCTGCTCCCGCTCGGCTACCTCGCCGTGCGGGCGCTGGAGCGGGGCCCCGGCTTCGCCTGGGACGTCGTCACCACCGAGGGCACCGCCCAGCTCATGGGGCGCAGCCTGGCCCTGGCCGCGGCGGTGGTGGCGGCGTGCCTCGTCCTCGGGATCTCCCTGGCCTGGCTGACCACGCGCACGACGCTGCCCGGCGTCCGCGCGTGGTCGGTCATGGTCACCCTGCCGCTGGCCGTGCCCAGCTACGTCGCGGCCTTCGTCTGGCTGTCGGCGGTCCCCGGCCTCGCCGGGTTCACCGGGTCGGCCGTCTCGCTGACCCTCGTCAGCTACCCCTACGTGTACCTCCCGGTCGCCGCCGCCCTGCGCGGCATCGACCCCGCGCAGGAGGAGGCGGCCCGGTCCCTCGGGCTCGGGCCGTGGGTCACGTTCCTCCGCGTCACCCTCCCGCACCTGCGCCCGGCCGCCGCCGGCGGCGGGCTGCTGGTCGCGCTGTACGTGCTGTCCGACTTCGGCGCGGTGTCGCTGATGCGGTACGACACCTTCACCCGCGGCATCTACATCTCCTACCAGGCCAGCTTCGACCGCACCCCGGCCGCCGCCCTGAGCGTCCTGCTCGTGCTGATGACCGTGGCGCTCGTCGCGCTGGAGACGCGCACGCGCGGACGGCGCGGGCACGCCAGGACCGGCTCCGGCTCCGCCCGCCCGCCCGTCCCGGTCCGGCTCGGGCGGATGACGGCGCCCGCCCTGGCCTGGTGCGGGACGGTCGTCGCCGCCGCCGTCGCCTTCCCGCTCGCCACCCTCGCCTACTGGCTGGCGACCGGGCAGCGCTCCGCCTGGGACCTGCCCGGCCTGGCCGACACCGCGACCGCCACCCTCGGCGTCGCCGCGGCCGGAGCCGCGGTCACCACCGTGCTCGCGCTGCCGGTCGGCGTGATCGCGGCCCGCCACCGGGGACGCGTCGCGGAGCTGCTGGAGCAGGCCGCCTACGCCGGGCACGCCCTGCCCGGCATCACCGTCGCGCTCGCGCTGGTGTTCTTCGCGGTCCGCTACGCCCGCCCGGTCTACCAGGAGCTGCCGCTGCTGGTCGTCGCCTACGCGGTCCTGTTCCTGCCGCTGGCGGTCACCGCCACCCGCGCGGCCGTCCTGCAGTCCCCGCCGGTGCTGGAGGACGTCGCCCGCTCCCTCGGCCACGGCCCGCTGCGCGTCCTGCGGACCGTCACCCTGCCGCTCGCCGCGCCCGGCGTCGCCGCCGGCGCGGCCCTCACCTTCGTGGTCTGCATGAAGGAACTGCCGGCCACCCTGCTGCTCCGGCCCACCGGCATGGACACCCTCGCCACCCGGCTGTGGACGGAGACCGGGGTCGGCGCCTACGCCGACGCCGCCCCGTACGCCGCGGCGCTCATCCTGCTCGCGGCGGTCCCCTCGTACCTCCTCGGGAGACAGCGCTCATGA
- a CDS encoding iron ABC transporter substrate-binding protein, translating to MAIAALLIPLASACGGDDGEDGGSDAGIVIYSGRNEKLIQPLLDKLEKAVGTGVEVRYGGSAELAAQLLEEGDKTEADLFLSQDAGALGALSKEGRLDKLPEETLGKVPAQFRGSGGDWVGISGRVRVLVYNPDKVDKAPDSVRDLVKPEWKGKIGYAPTNASFQAFVTGMRVLDGEDATRKWLKGIKDNDAKPYDNNNAVLDAVDSGEVSVGLINHYYWYEKVAEKGADNVTAKLHYLPGGDPGALINVAGVGLLKDANRDAALKAVDYLLSEEAQSYFSEETKEYPLVTGVTSKVPDLPPLESLKAPEIDLGKLESLQETLTMLREAGMV from the coding sequence TTGGCCATAGCGGCCCTCCTCATCCCGTTGGCGTCGGCCTGCGGCGGCGACGACGGCGAGGACGGCGGCTCCGACGCCGGCATCGTCATCTACTCGGGCCGCAACGAGAAGCTCATCCAGCCGCTGCTGGACAAGCTGGAGAAGGCGGTCGGCACCGGGGTCGAGGTGCGCTACGGCGGCAGTGCCGAGCTGGCCGCGCAGCTGCTGGAGGAGGGCGACAAGACCGAGGCCGACCTGTTCCTCTCGCAGGACGCCGGGGCGCTCGGCGCCCTCTCCAAGGAGGGACGCCTCGACAAGCTGCCCGAGGAGACGCTCGGCAAGGTGCCCGCCCAGTTCCGCGGAAGCGGCGGCGACTGGGTCGGGATCTCCGGACGCGTCCGCGTCCTGGTCTACAACCCCGACAAGGTCGACAAGGCGCCCGACTCCGTGCGCGACCTCGTGAAGCCGGAGTGGAAGGGCAAGATCGGTTACGCGCCCACCAACGCGTCCTTCCAGGCGTTCGTCACCGGCATGCGGGTCCTCGACGGCGAGGACGCCACCCGCAAGTGGCTCAAGGGCATCAAGGACAACGACGCCAAGCCCTACGACAACAACAACGCCGTGCTGGACGCCGTCGACTCCGGCGAGGTCTCGGTCGGGCTGATCAACCACTACTACTGGTACGAGAAGGTCGCCGAGAAGGGGGCCGACAACGTCACCGCGAAGCTGCACTACCTGCCGGGCGGCGACCCGGGCGCGCTGATCAACGTGGCCGGCGTGGGCCTGCTCAAGGACGCGAACCGCGACGCGGCGCTCAAGGCCGTCGACTACCTCCTCAGCGAGGAGGCGCAGAGCTACTTCAGCGAGGAGACCAAGGAGTACCCGCTGGTCACCGGGGTCACCAGCAAGGTCCCGGACCTGCCGCCCCTGGAGTCGCTGAAGGCCCCCGAGATCGACCTCGGCAAGCTGGAGTCCCTGCAGGAGACCCTCACGATGCTGCGGGAAGCCGGGATGGTCTGA